The following proteins are co-located in the Phoenix dactylifera cultivar Barhee BC4 unplaced genomic scaffold, palm_55x_up_171113_PBpolish2nd_filt_p 000077F, whole genome shotgun sequence genome:
- the LOC103712614 gene encoding cellulose synthase-like protein D5, with protein sequence MARRASSPASPVTIMVSSEGKGAGDGALRRSIGLTSPAPRHSLSNNPNSPAAARPSSQVSSAGGARYCFASKDEIEEVSSEFVRYTVHIPPTPDHPPTESQPERSYISGTIFTGGFNCVTRGHVMECSADSPPTAKSAGMLCKMKGCDGAAFLHGSKLPCECGFVICKDCYLECIGSGEQCPGCKEPYRSMTDEDSGSEAEEQALPLTSMADFRGGRRLSMIKSTKAPNQPADFDHNRWLFETKGTYGYGNAVWPKDGHGGGAGFKGFEEPPSFGVRSRRPLTRKVGVSQAILSPYRLLMVIRLVALGFFLAWRVRHPNHDAMWLWGMSVACELWFAFSWLLDQLPKLCPVNRATDLSVLKERFESPSARNPKGRSDLPGIDVIVSTADPEKEPPLVTANTILSILAVDYPVEKLACYLSDDGGSLLTFEALAETASFARIWVPFCRKHDIEPRNPEAYFSQKRDPLKNKVRLDFVRERRKVKREYDEFKVRINSLPESIRRRSDAYNAHEELRAKKKQEEMGGNLSEPIKVVKATWMSDGSHWPGTWFSPETDHSRGDHAGIIQAMLAPPNSEPVMGTEANERNLIDTAGVDIRLPMLVYVSREKRPGYDHNKKAGAMNALVRTSAIMSNGPFILNLDCDHYIYNSMALREGMCFMLDRGGDRICYVQFPQRFEGIDPSDRYANHNLVFFDVSMRAMDGLQGPMYVGTGCIFRRTALYGFSPPRATEHHGWFGRKKIKLFLRKPTMGKKSDRDNEIMLPPIGDEENEEGDMESSSLLPKRFGSSATLVASIPVAEYQGRLLQDLPGVRQGRPAGSLAVPREPLDAATVAEAINVVSCYYEDKTEWGQRVGWIYGSVTEDVVTGYRMHNRGWRSVYCVTKRDAFRGTAPINLTDRLHQVLRWATGSVEIFFSRNNALFATRRMKLLQRVAYFNVGMYPFTSIFLLVYCILPAVSLFSGQFIVQSLSITFLIFLLAITITLCLLALLEIKWSGITLHEWWRNEQFWLIGGTSAHPAAVLQGLLKVIAGVDISFTLTSKPAAADDNDDAYAELYEVRWSFLMVPPITIMMINMIAIAVGVSRTMYSEFPQWSKLLGGVFFSFWVLCHLYPFAKGLMGRRGKVPTIVFMWSGLLSIVISLLWVYISPPKGSRKDFIMNFQFP encoded by the exons ATGGCTCGAAGGGCTTCATCTCCCGCTTCTCCTGTGACCATAATGGTCTCTTCTGAAGGAAAGGGAGCAGGAGACGGGGCTCTCCGGAGGAGCATCGGCTTGACAAGCCCGGCCCCACGCCATTCCCTGTCCAACAACCCAAATTCTCCAGCCGCTGCAAGGCCAAGCAGCCAGGTATCGAGTGCCGGTGGTGCGAGGTACTGCTTCGCATCCAAGGATGAGATCGAAGAAGTGAGCTCTGAATTCGTCCGGTACACCGTTCACATACCCCCAACCCCCGACCACCCGCCAACGGAGTCTCAACCTGAAAGGAGTTATATCTCCGGCACCATCTTTACCGGTGGTTTCAACTGCGTGACCCGCGGTCATGTCATGGAGTGCTCCGCCGATAGCCCTCCGACGGCGAAGTCCGCAGGAATGCTGTGCAAGATGAAGGGCTGCGACGGAGCTGCATTTCTGCATGGCTCGAAGCTGCCATGCGAGTGCGGCTTTGTGATCTGCAAGGACTGCTATTTGGAGTGCATTGGGAGTGGAGAGCAGTGTCCAGGGTGCAAGGAGCCCTACAGAAGCATGACCGATGAGGACTCGGGGTCAGAGGCCGAGGAGCAAGCCCTTCCGCTGACATCGATGGCAGATTTCAGAGGCGGAAGAAGGCTTTCGATGATAAAATCGACCAAAGCCCCAAACCAGCCTGCTGACTTTGATCATAACCGCTGGCTCTTTGAGACAAAAGGGACCTATGGGTATGGGAATGCTGTCTGGCCCAAGGATGGGCATGGCGGTGGAGCAGGATTTAAGGGGTTCGAAGAGCCACCCAGTTTCGGGGTAAGAAGTCGGAGGCCATTGACGAGGAAGGTTGGGGTATCTCAAGCGATTCTCAGCCCATACAG GTTGCTGATGGTAATTCGCCTTGTCGCCCTTGGCTTCTTTCTCGCTTGGAGAGTTCGACATCCTAACCATGACGCAATGTGGCTCTGGGGAATGTCCGTAGCCTGCGAGCTTTGGTTTGCATTCTCATGGCTTCTTGACCAACTCCCCAAGCTCTGCCCTGTTAACAGAGCAACAGACCTCTCGGTTTTGAAAGAGCGCTTCGAGTCACCGAGCGCTCGCAACCCCAAAGGGCGATCCGATCTACCAGGTATTGACGTAATTGTCTCCACGGCAGACCCGGAaaaagaacctcctcttgtcaCCGCGAACACCATCCTCTCCATCCTTGCAGTCGATTACCCTGTCGAGAAGCTAGCTTGCTACCTATCTGATGATGGAGGATCCCTTCTAACCTTCGAGGCTCTAGCTGAGACCGCAAGCTTTGCAAGGATTTGGGTCCCCTTCTGCAGAAAACATGACATAGAGCCAAGAAATCCTGAGGCCTATTTCAGTCAGAAGCGCGACCCTCTCAAGAACAAAGTCCGGCTAGATTTTGtcagagagaggaggaaggttAAAAGAGAGTATGACGAGTTCAAGGTGAGGATAAATTCTCTGCCTGAATCCATCAGGCGGAGATCCGATGCATACAACGCCCACGAGGAGCTGCGAGCGAAAAAGAAGCAGGAGGAAATGGGAGGCAACCTTTCTGAACCCATTAAAGTTGTGAAAGCTACTTGGATGTCCGATGGCTCGCATTGGCCCGGGACTTGGTTCTCGCCTGAAACTGATCATTCTAGAGGTGATCATGCTGGTATAATTCAG GCAATGCTTGCTCCTCCAAACTCGGAACCAGTAATGGGCACTGAGGCAAACGAGCGTAATCTCATCGATACTGCCGGTGTCGACATTAGGCTGCCAATGCTAGTCTATGTCTCTCGTGAGAAAAGGCCAGGCTATGATCACAACAAAAAGGCTGGTGCTATGAATGCTCTTGTTAGAACCAGTGCTATAATGTCAAATGGCCCCTTCATTCTGAATCTAGATTGCGATCACTACATCTACAACTCCATGGCTCTCAGAGAAGGGATGTGCTTCATGCTTGATAGAGGCGGCGACAGGATATGTTACGTTCAATTCCCTCAGAGGTTTGAAGGGATTGATCCAAGTGACAGGTATGCAAACCACAACTTGGTGTTCTTCGATGTCAGCATGAGGGCCATGGATGGACTGCAGGGTCCGATGTACGTCGGAACTGGCTGCATCTTTCGGAGAACTGCTCTTTATGGATTTAGTCCTCCTCGTGCCACCGAACACCATGGATGGTttggaaggaagaagattaAGCTTTTTCTAAGGAAACCGACAATGGGGAAGAAGAGCGATCGGGATAACGAAATCATGCTGCCACCTATAGGGGATGAAGAGAATGAAGAAGGGGACATGGAATCATCATCGCTCCTACCTAAGAGGTTTGGGAGCTCGGCTACTTTAGTAGCTTCCATCCCAGTTGCAGAGTACCAAGGAAGACTACTTCAAGACCTGCCCGGTGTCCGGCAGGGCCGCCCTGCAGGCTCTCTTGCGGTCCCTCGAGAGCCACTGGATGCTGCAACCGTGGCCGAGGCAATCAACGTCGTATCCTGCTACTACGAGGACAAAACTGAATGGGGTCAGCGAGTGGGGTGGATCTATGGCTCTGTGACTGAAGATGTCGTGACTGGTTATCGGATGCACAACAGAGGCTGGCGGTCGGTCTACTGCGTCACCAAGCGAGATGCCTTCAGAGGGACGGCCCCCATCAATCTGACAGACCGCCTGCACCAAGTCCTCCGGTGGGCGACGGGTTCCGTCGAGATCTTCTTCTCAAGAAACAATGCGCTCTTTGCCACAAGGAGGATGAAGCTCTTGCAGAGGGTGGCCTATTTCAACGTGGGAATGTATCCCTTCACGTCGATCTTTCTACTGGTATACTGCATCCTGCCAGCCGTTTCTCTCTTCTCAGGGCAATTCATAGTTCAATCTCTAAGCATAACTTTCCTGATATTCCTACTGGCCATCACTATAACACTCTGCCTGCTTGCATTGCTCGAGATAAAATGGTCTGGGATAACGTTGCATGAGTGGTGGAGGAATGAGCAGTTCTGGTTGATTGGAGGGACCAGCGCTCACCCAGCAGCGGTGCTGCAAGGGCTGCTGAAGGTTATTGCCGGCGTCGATATCTCTTTCACTCTAACATCGAAGCCTGCAGCGGCCGATGACAACGACGATGCGTATGCCGAGCTCTACGAGGTCAGGTGGAGCTTCCTGATGGTGCCCCCaatcacaattatgatgatCAACATGATAGCTATCGCAGTAGGGGTGTCAAGGACGATGTACAGTGAATTCCCTCAATGGAGCAAGCTCCTTGGAGGGGTGTTCTTCAGCTTCTGGGTGCTGTGCCATCTCTACCCATTCGCTAAGGGGTTGATGGGAAGGAGGGGAAAGGTGCCAACAATTGTGTTCATGTGGTCAGGCCTGCTTTCGATCGTCATCTCTTTGCTCTGGGTGTACATTAGCCCTCCTAAAGGAAGTAGGAAGGACTTCATCATGAACTTCCAGTTCCCATGA